The following proteins are encoded in a genomic region of Capra hircus breed San Clemente chromosome 16, ASM170441v1, whole genome shotgun sequence:
- the TNFSF4 gene encoding tumor necrosis factor ligand superfamily member 4 isoform X2, protein MEAKMEEVPSQYPPIQSIRVRFTKCENENGFIITSPDADGTMKVQNNSIIITCDGFYLISLKGYFSQKLSLRLLYRKGREPLFSLNMVKIVDSVTVAYLRFKDKVYLNVTTQNASCEDIQVNGGELILIHQNPGGFCVY, encoded by the exons ATGGAAGCAAAGATGGAAGAG gtGCCATCTCAGTACCCTCCAATCCAGAGTATCAGAGTACGGTTTACCA AGTGTGAAAATGAGAATGGTTTCATCATCACATCCCCAGACGCGGACGGAACCATGAAGGTGCAGAACAACTCAATCATCATCACCTGTGATGGGTTTTATCTCATCTCTCTGAAGGGCTACTTCTCCCAGAAGCTCAGCCTCAGGCTTCTGTACCGGAAAGGTCGGGAACCTCTCTTCTCCCTGAACATGGTCAAAATTGTTGACTCTGTCACAGTGGCCTATCTGCGTTTCAAGGACAAAGTCTACCTGAATGTGACCACTCAGAATGCCTCCTGTGAAGACATCCAGGTGAATGGTGGGGAGTTGATTCTTATTCATCAAAATCCCGGTGGATTCTGTGTCTACTGA